The DNA sequence AGTGCGGCGATTTGCGGTACCCAATCCGTCACCGTGACATTGGGCGGAAGTGGGCCGAATGAGTCCGTCCGCAGATGCTTTCCCACGGCCATGAGCAGTCGACACTGGGGCCTGCGCGCGACGGCCGCGATGACGGACTGAAAGAAGGCATGGTGTCCACGCACCCGGTCTCCATGACTCCCCAGTGAACACAGGATGAGCGGCGCCTCGCCCGGAGGCAACGCCATGGGGAGCGGGGGCTCCACCCGCTCCAGATCCACGCAGGGGCCCAGGTAATGGACGTCCGAGGCCGCACGACGGAAGTCGAACTCGGGCGCGCTCATCACCAGGGTGGGGACCTGGAGGTGGGGGCCGATCTGGAGGTGCGTGTTGAAGTTGGCGGGAGGGGCGCCTGGATGGCTGCGATAGAACGCGCGGAGGCGTTCACGCATCTTCTCCTCGAACGGCAGGAACGTGCGCAGGTATTGCCCTTGCCAGGCGAGGCGGATCCGGAGCTTGGAGCCGAGGCCGCCCGTCGGGACGTGGTGCGAGTTCAACGGTGGGACCGACACATCCCGGTTCAACGCGAGATTGGTGCACAGCTGAAACGCGGGCACGCCCGCTTTGTGGGCCGCCAGGACCGGGAGAGGGAAGGTCGCATCGACCAGGAGCAGGTCGGCGCCGAGCCCTCTGATGCGAGACTCGAGCGTGGCTCCGAAGAGCGCCTCCGTGATGCGGAGCCCGTGCCGGTGGAGGACTTCCCGGATGATCTCCTTGCGGGCTCGGGGGGAGACATCGGGAGCGGCCAATTGTGAGTCCAGCTCCGCCTGACGCCCCTGGGGCATCGCCTCTTCGAAAACCGGGATGAAGGGCCAGGGCTGCCCGCGCAGGAAGGTCTGTCCGTCTGGTGGAGCCATGTAGAGAAGCTCGTGCCCGCGCGACGCCAACTGCCTGGCGAGCCCGTAGGTCGCATGGATGTGGCCGGCCTCCGGCAGGGGAAGAAAGACGATTCTCGCCATGACTCTGGAGGGTATCAGGATGGTAGAACGGGGGAAACCGGAAGATCGAGAACCTGAGAATGACGAAACCATCCGTGTCCGTCATCATCCCTGCATACAACGTGGAGGCATATCTGGGTGCCGCCATCGACTCGGTGTTTGAGCAATCACACCCGAGCCTTGAGATTGTCATCGTCGATGATTGCTCGCGGGACAGGACCGTGGAGGTCGCCGAGCGGTATCAGGACGCCCGGATTCGCGTCCTCCGGAACGAGCAGAACCAGGGGCCATCCCAGAGCCGGAACATCGCCATCGACCACGCGCAGGGTGAGTGGGTGGCCGTCCTGGATGCCGATGATTGGTGGAAGCCACAGCGTCTGGAGCGCCTGCTGGCGCTCGCTGAAACATCCCAGGCGGCCATCGTCTGTGATGATTTGCTGCTGGTCCCAGAAGGGGAGCCGCACCCCAAGGTGACCTTCTTCCAGACGCAGGCCCGGAGATGGGGACGGATTGAGAAGCCGTTCCAGGTGGATGCGCTGAAGATGGCGGTGGATGACTATGGGTTCCTGAAACCCATGTTTCGCAAGTCATTCCTCGATGCCAGGGAGCTTCGCTACAAACCCGCCCTGAGGGCCGGTGAGGACTTCGAGTTCCTGCTTCGCTGCCTGCTTGGGGGCGGCCAGATGGTTGTGTCGCACGAAGCGATGTACTGCTACCGCAGCCGGGCGGATTCGCTGACCGCGGATCCCGTGAAGTGTCTGACCCGCATCCTCGACATGGCGGATGAGCTGCTGGGCTCCCTGGATCCGCACGCGCATGGGCAGGTCGTCGAGGCGATGGGTCTCTATCGCGGCCGGAAGCAAGGGGAGCTGGAGGACGCGCGCTTCCGGGGGCCCCTTCAAAAGGGAGCGTGGGGGGAGTGCATGGCCTTGGCCTTGAGAAACCCCGCGAAGCTTCCGCGGTACATGCCGATGGTGGGTCGTCAGCTCCTTGCGTTGGCCGTCTCAAGGGCGCGCGGCGGCGCCGCGGCTCGCTGAGCACGCGGCTGGAAAATACTTCACAAAGCGAAGGTCGACATCGTGAGCTGGGTCAAGTCTGGGTACGACGTGATTGTCATTGGAAGCGGCCCGGGGGGGAGCACCCTCGCCCATGGGTTGGCTCGCCGTGATTGCAAGGTGCTGGTCGTCGAGCAAGGCGACTTCCTGAAGCCGGAACCGACTCGGGACGGACAGCAGACGACGTTCATCGGCGAGTACCAGCGACGCAGGATTCGCTACAACGTGGGCGGCGAATCGAAGTTCTATGGCGCGGCCCTCTACCGCTTGCGAGAGAGCGACTTCGGGGCGAAGCGCACGGAGCATGGAGAGTCGCCGGCCTGGCCCGTCTCCTATTCCGAACTCGAGCGATACTACGACGAGGGTGAGCGTCTC is a window from the Corallococcus silvisoli genome containing:
- a CDS encoding glycosyltransferase, whose translation is MVSSFSGSRSSGFPRSTILIPSRVMARIVFLPLPEAGHIHATYGLARQLASRGHELLYMAPPDGQTFLRGQPWPFIPVFEEAMPQGRQAELDSQLAAPDVSPRARKEIIREVLHRHGLRITEALFGATLESRIRGLGADLLLVDATFPLPVLAAHKAGVPAFQLCTNLALNRDVSVPPLNSHHVPTGGLGSKLRIRLAWQGQYLRTFLPFEEKMRERLRAFYRSHPGAPPANFNTHLQIGPHLQVPTLVMSAPEFDFRRAASDVHYLGPCVDLERVEPPLPMALPPGEAPLILCSLGSHGDRVRGHHAFFQSVIAAVARRPQCRLLMAVGKHLRTDSFGPLPPNVTVTDWVPQIAALRHASLMITHGGLNSIKECICLGIPMLVYPLMFDQPGNAARVVHHGLGLRGDIRQASAEQVGAQIDTILGTPAFQTRTRAMQHTFVEADASSRGAKTLEQLLQPPHPVRPSVPEPLAS
- a CDS encoding glycosyltransferase family 2 protein; translation: MTKPSVSVIIPAYNVEAYLGAAIDSVFEQSHPSLEIVIVDDCSRDRTVEVAERYQDARIRVLRNEQNQGPSQSRNIAIDHAQGEWVAVLDADDWWKPQRLERLLALAETSQAAIVCDDLLLVPEGEPHPKVTFFQTQARRWGRIEKPFQVDALKMAVDDYGFLKPMFRKSFLDARELRYKPALRAGEDFEFLLRCLLGGGQMVVSHEAMYCYRSRADSLTADPVKCLTRILDMADELLGSLDPHAHGQVVEAMGLYRGRKQGELEDARFRGPLQKGAWGECMALALRNPAKLPRYMPMVGRQLLALAVSRARGGAAAR